Genomic DNA from Nitrosospira lacus:
GCAATCCGCCGTGCCCGTATTAGTTGATTATTGGGCGGAATGGTGCGGCCCGTGCAAGATGATCGCACCCATTCTGGACGAAGTTGCTAAAGAGTATGGGGAGCGGCTCAAGGTGGCCAAACTTAACATTGACGAAAACCAGACTACGCCTCCAAAATACGGTATTCGAGGTATCCCTACGCTCATGCTGTTCAAGAATGGCAATATTGAGGCAACCAAGGTGGGCGCGCTATCCAAATCTCAATTGACCGCTTTTATTGACAGTCATATTTAAACCGGCTACTCTTATAACATTGCCTCCCGAAAGTAAGTAAAAGCGGGATCCGATTGGATCACCGCTTCTAATTCTTGCTCTACCCCATCGCCTTCCCCCAACGTTTTCTGACGCTTTACAGCCCCCTGCCTTTTCACCCACGAATTCCGTCCATGCACTTATCCGACCTCAAGAACTTCCATGTCACCGAACTGGTGGAGATGGCCATCGCCAATGAAATAGACGGCGCCAACCGTTTGCGAAAACAGGACCTGATTTTTGCATTATTGAAAAATCAGGCGCGAAAGGGGGAGAGTATTTTCGGCGAAGGCACGCTGGAAGTCTTGCAGGATGGTTTCGGGTTTTTGCGATCGCCGGACACTTCCTATCTGGCGGGCCCCGACGACATCTATGTTTCCCCCAGCCAAATCCGGCGCTTCAATCTGCATACCGGAGATTCGATAGAAGGCGAAATCCGCACTCCCAAGGATGGCGAACGCTACTTTGCGCTGGTAAAGGTGGACAAGGTCAACAACGAGCCGCCGGAAAATTCCAAGCATAAAATTCTGTTTGAAAACCTCACGCCGCTTTTTCCTACCCAACGGCTGCTACTCGAACGTGACATCAAAGCCGAGGAAAATGTCACCAGCCGCATCATTGATCTCATTGCCCCCATCGGCAAGGGACAGCGCGGCCTGCTGGTGGCGAGTCCCAAATCGGGAAAAACCGTCATGCTGCAGCATATCG
This window encodes:
- the trxA gene encoding thioredoxin TrxA, giving the protein MSQHIHYVSDGTFEAEVLQSAVPVLVDYWAEWCGPCKMIAPILDEVAKEYGERLKVAKLNIDENQTTPPKYGIRGIPTLMLFKNGNIEATKVGALSKSQLTAFIDSHI